The DNA window CTCGCAGTAGCAACTTTAGCAAGATTTCTTCGAAAGGGCAATGACATTAAAGTCGAGTGAGTCGGGATTTTTCTGTATCATGCCTTGTATGACTTTAGCAGCATCCTGTTCAAGTGAACACAAGAAAATTACCAGTAGAAAGAGCACAAACAAaagaagcttttttttttttaccaaaatcATATAATAACATCCTAATTGCCCGGTATATCATTTTTGTACAGGAGTAATACCTGCAAAAGAGTGCTTGGGGAAGAGGCCCCATGAGATATTGGTCCGGTCTTTCTTCCGTCAAGCTCATACAGAACACCTATGAAAAGGTTTAGTATGTAAGTCGATATATAAATGGTCCACTTAAAATTCTTCCGACAGGAATGTATTTAACTATAAAGCCCACAAACAGAGATAAAGAGTCAACAAAGGATATACCATCCACACATGTGAAGCAGATAAAATGAGTGTTCACATTATCGGAAGCCTGCATGCAAGGTAAAAGTGGTAAAATGAGAAGccaaatacaaaatatataacacATGTATCACATTACTCTTCGTTGTCACTTTTTTGGGGTGGAGGGAATTGAACTGAAAAAGCCTTTGGAGATGAGGATTGGGGAGGACATAGATAAACCAAATCCATAAAATGCCTGTAGATCCTCCTAATGTGTACTCTTTTAACATAAAAGCAAGATCTCTCAAGGTCAAAATAAATGTAAGCCCACCTATAATTTTAGTCACCTTACCTCTGTCTCACCAGCAGTTGCAGCTATGGAATGGGCAACTTCCATTTCTCTGTCATTCTCAAGATATCGTGCTCGCTACACAAATATATAAACATGCAAGAATGAGACAGAAGAAGGGAATTATATAGGTACACATGATCAAATGATGAAGTAAAGGATAGACGAAATAGAACCTCTAATGGATCCATGCTAGCAGTAGATTTGTAAAACTTGTCTAAAAAAGATCCATCatctgaaaataacaacaaagcACACCAAAATAGTTGGTATGATAAACAATCTTGAAACAATTGCTTATATAAGTAACGATTCATTGTTATTAAGGGATGAGACAAAATGCGCTACTCAAAAACTAGGAAAACTAACCCTGCAAgtattttatgtgattttggttTTTAAATGAAGAAAGTGTATTCCAAGATAGTTTTATTCCAATCTTTTGAGTTATTCTAAGGTCAAGAAAAAATATGTAGACAAATTCATCAATTTGAAGGAAGTTTTGCGGAGAAGTTCTGACAACAAGCATAGTTGTTCAAAGTGTTTCGAACTATTTGAAACAGCTTTGAACAAGTCTAGAGTAGGATAACACAAAATTAGATACATTTATAAATGCACCCATaacatttaaataccaaaatgtTAATAGATCACCATATGAATATGCAGGCAAAATCTGTACGAAAGAAAAATTCCAAAAACGAAACTTACTAAGCTTGATCTCTGAGGTGATATTGGCAACAGCATGCAGAAGTCCAATGGTTCCACAAGCATTTCCCACAGTTTGTttcataaaataaactttaccaTGAGGTTCCTATTACCAACAGAAAGATTAACATAAAACCAATTTCTAAAGCTAAAACGTACATTAATGTTAGGATTCAATATCAACACCACACACCTTTATTTCATTTGCCTGTAGCATTCTCTCTTCTTCACTCTGGATACAatgaaaaaatttgaaatgagtCCATCCTCCCGTAGTTAagaaaatcagaaattaaataaacaaagttataACTGATACCTGTGAGGTTATAGGATAAAGGAATAGCACGGCCAGTACAGGCTTTGGGACCATTTCTAAGAGTTCTTGATCGAACCCATAAACATCGTAGCATTCTGCCTCAGTATCAGGAACACCAAGGCCCCATAGGAACTGCATCATGAAAAATTCAAGCTAAAACGAagattcttctttctttttctacTAAAGATGACATTTTGAAAGCAATAAGCAAAATGAGAAGATCATAATTTTATAAACAACTATAATGGGGTTGAAATATGCTTCATTTATTCATAAGGGTTTATTAGCATAGATATCTTTGGAAGATTGATATTTCAAAAACGCACAACTCATAAGACGAAAACTCTTTCCCACACAACCCTTAATTTATTCTTTAATTACCTAATCCAAGCTAACTTCACCATCAAAACTGAAGggtcttttctttttcctcaaTTCATTTTCTAAGTTTGACTAAAAATccagaaatatatattttcaattttttttttttttttgaataaacataaATGCACTCTTCTAAGAAGACTTCGTAGCGAATTTCATATGATCGAAGTCTCTTTCATCAGAGGAGTTGAGTTGAAGAAGTTCTCGAAATTTAAATCTTTCCAAGCAATTAAAGTAAGTTTCAATCGTTTAACAATTTCGATTCTTCATCTAAGATTCAGAacgcacacacacacacatatatatattatataaatatatacatcatAACATGGacgaaaaattgaaaaagaaaattaaaatcgaAATCAAAGTTGCAGAGATAAAATCtggaaatggaaaaataaatatataaataaaataaagacctGGTTCATGACATCGGGGTTAGCTTCGAGAGGAAGCCACCTCTTAGCAGCAGGAGTTTCATCCAAAGTAGCCATTGTTGGAAGATGAGAGAGTGTGGGTTTGGTTTTTGTAGGGTTCTGAAGATTTGATGAAAGGTTAAGGAATCAGGTGAGTTAAGAGAACAAGTGTCAGTCAAGTAatctcatttttcttttttatacatatttatatgttatgGATCTAGAAACTTTCTCATTTGTCATACAATTAAGCCCATCTAAAAGGCCCAAATAAAGAGATAACTACAAACctcttttccaaaaaaaaaaaaaaatacactgcaaaaatccaattatttaaatttttaattttaaaaatatcaaattacatatatatatatatttttgtctgTTAGGACGAAGGATACACATTTTCTCTACGGGATGGGCGTCTCTAATGGGGTGGAGATTTCCCGTCTAAATAGAGAATGTGACAGGGACGGAGATTACCTTTTGTCCCTAAATGTTAAACATGGTAGGGAAGGGGATCACACTCCCCGAACCGATGAGACTAGTTTAgtattttatcttatatttttaataataatttataatttatgtttgcatttttttattatattagtatttttttatgaattttaagttgtgttttgaataataattaatgtgtaatattttaatttttatgtagtttaatatctttgtatattataaattttatttttttattaaggaATTTTCCGTCCTGTCCCCACTTCTATTAGGGGATTTTTCGTCTCATTCCCGATAGAGAATAAATGGGAATAGGGATTAAAATTCTTAATGGAGATGGGGACTGGAAAAGCACTCCCTGCCAATTCCTTGCCCGGTGTGCATTCCTGGTTAGCACAGACCAAATCTCATTTACATACCTATCttccttctttcttttttctctcttttctgcAGCGATTTCATACCTATCTCTAAATATCcacacacatatttatataataatagacTTGATACTCGAGCACTGtcatttgttcaaaaaaaatccACAACACTATCATAAAATGACAGTGATTAATAATACTAGATCAGTTGGTTTATCTAAtgcattaatattaaaaaagtagtgtttgatgatatgttttgaaaatttaaaaataaatttaggctttttttTATGCTAAAGAATGTTCTTCAGAATTTGCATTTGAGAAATGtcaattttatttcataaaCCCATGTGGAATTAaatcttttcctttctttcttttttttaaaaaaataaaataaataaattttagttttgaattaattgacCATATACAAGTTactaaactaaaaatataaaaagatatTTGCGATAAAACTCCAATAACTATAATTGTTACACATATGACTAATTAAAAAAGTGGTGGcaaaagtattttattttacgaTTTTATTGTAGTCATATCATTTTTTGGCTCTTGTCAATTAAGCTCGTTAAGTGCCAACTCAAAAATACGTGGCGACAGATTTTTCAGCTTATTTAATATGTGCTCTAATTATATGTCACCAAGTATTTTTGAATTCAATGACCAAAAAATAATACGACTgcaacaaaattgtaaaataatgtACTTTTGCTAtcactttttttaattaaaatgatatgtgtaacaattataaaatattaatgtaaTCAATAAGATACCAATAATACCAATTTGGTGTTAAGACTAATTAGGTGCTTAACTGGTATAATTTCTTTAGTACTATTTTGATATCTTGTATATGGTAAAACAATTTAAGATTGGCCCCTTGTGCATATTTTGGtgaatattttgttttatataaaaatatttaaaaacatgttctaaatctatatattataaattaaagaatgtatatttattaactttgtattgaaaaaataataaccaTCTTTATTTATAACACAACTTCTCAAACTTACCAACAGTCAATATTTTCATTACAAAACCAAGAGTTGATCATCAAACTTAAAAGACTTTGTAACTATTGGGATTCTACTTCATAAATCATCTTTGGAATCAGTCTTATTTTCCGCTATACTTCGGTTTTCGCTTCTCAGCGAAAGCTGCAAGACCTTCCAACCGATCTTGCGTATCCAAGAGTTGTTCATAGCAGTCATGTTCTACTGCCAAACCCGAAACCATGTTTACCTCTAAACCCTCATCGATCGCCTTTTTTGCCATTCTTATAGCCAATGGACCCTGCATTATTTAAGAACAAGGGACAACAATTAACTATGAATTTGTTGTTAAGAGAATATCAATAGAGAAGTTAAAAGTTGAAGAGTACAAGCAAGGCCAAGAGGAATAGGACCATCTAGGCAATGCATCAGCTCTAACAAAAGAAACATTAAGTACCTTCTCATTTATTTCCCGAGCGATCTCAAGTGCTTTCACATGAGCTTCACCAGCAGGAACACAGTGATTAACAAGACCTGCAGCAAAATATAATATAGTTCTGCCACTAAaaaacaaatgaacaaaaataaaaacacagtGGATTCTAAATGAATGCACCTATAGACATTGCAGCAGCGCCACTAATTTTTCTCCCGGTGTATATAAGTTCCTTAGCTATTGCTCTTCCGACCAATCTAGGCAGTCGCTGTGTCCCACCAGCTCTGTGAAAAGGAAGGTTTGTGAAGCAGCAAGCATTGATATGAGTATGTAGAAAGAAAAGAATAGAAGCCAAACATATTAGTATTATCATTCCTTAATTGAGATGTTTCATCTGTTAGGAAACAAAACTTAGCAACTGCTTCAAAAAGATGTTAAGAGAAAAATGGAAGCGGGTAACACCCCCGCAATATATGAGATGCTGTTCTACAATTTATGATGTTAACAAGTAAAGCTTAGAAAACGAATAATGAGGTTGGAATCTAAAACATACCCAGGAATAATGGCAAGTCCTGTTTCTGGCAAGCCTAGTACTGCATTTTCTCCTGAGCATTTGAGGTGTGAATGATCAGTTTGATAGCTAAAACTCAGCTAACAACCAACTTTCACTCATTACAATAAGTTAaatacaatttttctttttaaatggaACTACCACATATCCGAAGATCACATGATAGAGCCATTTCAAGTCCACCACCCAGTGCAGTTCCTTCAATGACAGCAATAGAAGGAACACGAAGTGTCTGTAACAAAAATTTAAGCTATTCAAGTAAATGTTCAACAAGAACGGTGTAGAGCTGTGCCAAGTTGAAATTTTCAGCACCATAGGAGATTCCTACATACTGGGttgaattttcttttttcaatgatatattctaagATATTTTCCCTTTCTATTGATTCATAGAGATTGGATCAAAAGCAAAAATTATCTcttgtttttttaatataaaaaccAAGTTCCAAACGAACGATTAGCAAATAGAAACTGCATAAGCTTGCtgtcttgaagtattttttttgtttgtttgtttgttcttATCCAATAATGCCATGCTTTGAGCAGATCACTCATTCAAGTCAGAAAAATATTCACTAAAAATTGAATAGGCGAACGACGAGAACTGACCTCTATGAAAGTGAATGTGGATCGTAATGATTCAACAAAAGAATTGACCTCAGATTGAGTCATCATCTTGCGCTCCTGCCAATTCATTTAACAGACAGGAACTACAATAATTACCTCCACTAGAACAAACATCATAATGATGAGAATATACAGCATGGTAATTGAACCTCAATCACTAAGAAATTCTCTAAGGGTCCATCCTAAGTACCAAACTTTTCAATTTAAATGTACTAATTTCACAAGTTATTTGAGTTTACTTGTTAAGAATACAAATTATGACTCAAGTCAAGATTCTCCTCTTAAGGGATGGGATACAATCATACAAAGACTCACTATGGTTCTTTCTCATCAATTGGGATTGGATCATAATAAAACTCTAAACAAAATCTAGTACCAACACAGAACACAAAGCCATGGAAATTATTTTGGAAAGAATAAAGTAGAATTATCATATATTGAGTGGTTTATTTGGGTCACCTTCAAATCAGCACCAGCACAGAACACCTTAGGAACTAAACTACGAATCAAAACAACTTTGGCAGAGTCATCTGTACTTATATCTTCAAGGGTTTGTTGCAACCCTCTCAGAAAATCTTTCCCAATGGCATTTTTTCTGTCGGGTCTGTtcaaattaatctcaacaatccCTGTCACCAATCAAAACCCAATTGGGATCTTTACATATATACAATTAAACAAAGcagaattaaaaagaaaaagtttttcTTTCATACCCGAATCGGAGTCGGAGAGTCTGTGAAGGTTGACGAACTGAGAGGAAGTTGGCTCCAAGATGAGGGTCCGACGAGTTTGGTAAACCCATTTAGGGAGATGATGATTCTCGGCAGGAGCAGAAAGAATGGAAAATGTTTGATAAATTGTGTGTTTCTTCAAGCTAAGCGACCTTCCTGCCAATCCTTTCAGTGCTTGCATTTCTTTTGTTTTAGAGAAACAAAAAAGGTTAAAGCTTGAAAATGAATAACCAGAGAAAACTGAGTTTGGTATAAAATCAGTTTTACAGACAAAACAAGAGCCTCCattttgagttatttattcTATGGAAGGCCAACTCACTCaaaatttagtaatttttattaGGCAACTTTGACATGTAACACATCGTgtccctgaatttttttggtcGTTAAAATTTCCGTCCGAGCTAATGAGATTGtgaaatttaaggacttttgtctagtttcattcaattttactgttttagtaattatttatgtactaaactatactccccggactttgatatctaccaaatcatgcccctcaaattttaatattaactaaatctgtaaatcatgccccttgaacttttatctatgttagattttttttactaaaattagacaaaagtcattaaatctaacaatctcaatagtttagggggaatttttaacggccaaaaaaattcaagggcatgatttggtacatttCAAAGTTCAGGAGGAAAAATTACTATTTAGCcaaataagaataaaaagaagGAAAACTCTACTCTATAGAGTATCGatctatttttatttgttttagtattaaaaaaaaagaatttagactattttttttcataattatacatgttttagttatttaagatatcttgaaaatcgaaaaaatttaacacgtcaAAAATAAGGTTCAAGAAACATGTTGtacatatgttttttttattttatatgtgcgTGAAATAAATTGTTTGAATATTAAaatctatattgtaaattatttcaaatttctcaaaattttataaaatgtcttaaataattataacacacacgactataaaaaaaatagactacaAAATTTTTCTGGATGTCGAAACCATTAAGGGTTGCACAAGCACAAGTACATTCATTTCAGTGAAGTACATTATAGAAATACcctaaaaaattactttttgtcaaacaaattttctctcttgctttttttttttttttttttttgtaattgaaataaataacctcaacttacaaatataaatatatataaatctatttGTTTATCAAGGGTGACATGGCGAGTATAATAACACATAACACAAGAGTACTTAAGActaaatttatgaaaaatacttaaagTCACTtgacaaaataatacaattctAAAGAAAAGAAGGATAGAGCCTTGATTTGAGCTATGTAGGGGGGAAGTAAAGCTAATACAATCCGAAGGTGTGTAAACTGTAAAGTGACTACCCTCAGGGGGTATGTTGAGTAACTACCCTTGTGGGATGAATGACTACCCCTAggggcccgtttggtacgcaggattggactggattggactgaaaaggattggactggactggacaagattggattatgctgaaagtaatcctgtgtttggtttaagaatggactggactattttatttatttacttttagaaaaaaaaaaaaaacttaaattaattagaaatatataataataaattaaaattaaaatatataataataaataaatataaataaataattcgtcaaaaaaaataatatatcatatataattaagaatacatcataaatatataataaaatattttgtcatattttttatttaataaataataaaactagtaaaataaaaatacttgaataatataaaattgtttatcttaaacactaatttaatcactaatttaatataaatattaattttctaaaatatttatataaattttttagtcatttaaaaataatatataattttattgtcatattttttttcttagaatcaatttaaataactattatttaattaataatattctaaattttaaaaacttatgtataataattcaaaattatacattttcactaattttaatgaataagtttttgataaaaaaaaatgtataaataaatgtgtgataattatttcctttaaattcttattaaatttaaaatatattaataaaatttaaattaaaaaaacgattaaaaaaatctcacctgcatgggattatttatcccaccctgctggatgggataaataatcccagacagatgaggttaactggattagttattcagacttctaacatgcccaaacactggattggacaaattagcctgtctaatccaatccagtcctgcgtaccaaacgggccctagAGGTATGTTGAGTGACTAGGCATACCCTTAGGGGTGGGTTGTGACTACCCTCACGTGTATGTTGAGTGACTATCTCGGAGGTATGTTAAGTGACTCCCCCGCAGGTGGGTTGAGTGACTACTCTTGGAAGTATGTTGAATGTGGGTAttaagtaggggtgttcatccaattcaatccgcacTATTTTGTTTATAGTTCATtcgatccgcactaagtgcggatttcattttttagatccaatccaatccacacaatggctcaaatccaatccaatccaatccgtaaaagtgcggattggatcggttattttggattggttacttttttatattaaattatttaatatttatgaaaaaaaaaatattttttttcacataactagtaacaaaataaaacaaattataattattttatgtctccaacaacacattaaaataaataacaaataacaaactcAAAcgaagtaaaaaaattatatgtataaagaaacgtttactttttattttgaattgtaggtagaaaaaaaattatatataataatagaatatacattttatctattaagttttaaaatataattgtattatatatattaaacttttaaattattattttctttacattaaaatattatttgtgtatataattttttttaattttttttataaagatgtgtggattgaattggatcggttacttttacatgtcaatcaacatccaatccgcactttgcggattggattggattggattggatcggttattttatgaacacccctagactATTAAGTGATTAACTCCAGAAGTATATAAGCGACTACTCTGGAAGAGTATGTTGAGTGACTACCCCCTTGGAGTATGTTAAGTGACTACCCCTTGAGGGCATATTAAGTGACCACCTCCAAGGTGGGTTAAGTGACTACCCCAGGTGGCTTAGTTCAGGTGACTAACTCTTTACCTCTACATTCTTATAGTCCTAGTATCACACCTACTTACGTATGAATATGGATGGTGCAATACTTGCTCTAAGTATCAAGATTATACATTATTAGGCTCTAAAGACAACATGAGAAACAAGGAGGAGATGTCCCGAGGAT is part of the Cannabis sativa cultivar Pink pepper isolate KNU-18-1 chromosome 5, ASM2916894v1, whole genome shotgun sequence genome and encodes:
- the LOC115716839 gene encoding ubiquitin carboxyl-terminal hydrolase 3 produces the protein MATLDETPAAKRWLPLEANPDVMNQFLWGLGVPDTEAECYDVYGFDQELLEMVPKPVLAVLFLYPITSQSEEERMLQANEIKEPHGKVYFMKQTVGNACGTIGLLHAVANITSEIKLNDGSFLDKFYKSTASMDPLERARYLENDREMEVAHSIAATAGETEASDNVNTHFICFTCVDGVLYELDGRKTGPISHGASSPSTLLQDAAKVIQGMIQKNPDSLDFNVIALSKKSC
- the LOC115717342 gene encoding probable enoyl-CoA hydratase 2, mitochondrial, coding for MQALKGLAGRSLSLKKHTIYQTFSILSAPAENHHLPKWVYQTRRTLILEPTSSQFVNLHRLSDSDSGIVEINLNRPDRKNAIGKDFLRGLQQTLEDISTDDSAKVVLIRSLVPKVFCAGADLKERKMMTQSEVNSFVESLRSTFTFIETLRVPSIAVIEGTALGGGLEMALSCDLRICGENAVLGLPETGLAIIPGAGGTQRLPRLVGRAIAKELIYTGRKISGAAAMSIGLVNHCVPAGEAHVKALEIAREINEKGPLAIRMAKKAIDEGLEVNMVSGLAVEHDCYEQLLDTQDRLEGLAAFAEKRKPKYSGK